From bacterium, the proteins below share one genomic window:
- the recO gene encoding DNA repair protein RecO, producing MSVVSTEAFVLRTYKLAEQDKIVVLFTKEMGKVRLVAKGARKLKNRFGAALELLTRVRILFHNKPNRELQVLDRAELLYSPMEKQPSLRFSYYLFYFAELINDFYPDHEKNFTAFRILSNIEHALVNNQNLDFLARYVELQLLHSQGVLSSVAFCSQCNRKFESLQERRYLAAGTEVFCTKCRKEDSIFLSSALVKSIHAFERGSTEWVTTLRGPVLEELGTLNHLLITRFLGKELQSYRLRKHLL from the coding sequence ATGTCCGTTGTTTCGACGGAAGCTTTTGTCCTTCGCACTTATAAACTTGCCGAACAGGATAAGATTGTCGTCCTTTTCACGAAGGAAATGGGAAAAGTCCGGCTCGTTGCAAAAGGCGCCCGCAAATTGAAGAATCGATTCGGTGCGGCCCTGGAGCTGTTGACGCGGGTCCGGATTCTTTTTCACAACAAACCAAACAGGGAACTACAGGTGCTGGATCGCGCGGAGCTCCTTTATTCACCCATGGAAAAACAACCCAGTTTGCGGTTCAGCTATTATCTTTTTTACTTTGCGGAGCTCATCAACGACTTTTATCCGGATCATGAAAAAAACTTTACCGCTTTTCGTATTCTTTCCAACATCGAACATGCCCTGGTAAACAACCAGAATCTCGATTTTCTGGCGCGCTATGTGGAGCTTCAGTTGCTACACTCGCAAGGTGTTCTTTCCAGTGTCGCTTTTTGTTCGCAATGCAACCGCAAGTTTGAATCTCTTCAGGAACGAAGATATCTCGCCGCCGGCACTGAAGTTTTCTGCACAAAGTGCAGGAAGGAGGACTCCATTTTTCTATCTTCTGCACTTGTGAAGAGCATTCATGCTTTTGAGCGTGGCTCCACAGAGTGGGTCACGACGCTTCGAGGCCCCGTACTCGAAGAGCTTGGGACTCTCAATCATCTCCTGATCACGCGGTTTTTGGGAAAAGAATTGCAGTCCTATCGTCTCCGTAAGCATTTGCTATAA
- a CDS encoding glycine--tRNA ligase subunit alpha: protein MTFQELIFALERFWAKQGCIIQQPYDIEVGAGTMHPDTFFRVLGADPFRVAYVQPSRRPADGRYGENPNRLYKHYQYQVILKPSPADVQDIYLQSLKSFGIDPAEHDVRFEEDNWESPTLGAWGIGWQVLVDGLEITQFTYFQQAGGIDLSPVSAEITYGLERIAAMITQKESVFQLNWNNEINYEKVRLQEEYQFSKYSFEAASVELHLQLLAQYEAEAKNLIDLGLLRPAYDYCLKCSHVFNVLESRGAISVTERTGMIARIRNLVCRIASAYNTPPVSKNA from the coding sequence ATGACTTTTCAGGAATTGATTTTTGCGCTCGAACGTTTCTGGGCCAAACAGGGATGCATTATCCAGCAACCTTATGACATTGAGGTGGGAGCTGGAACGATGCATCCGGATACCTTTTTTCGGGTGCTGGGAGCGGATCCCTTTCGCGTTGCTTATGTGCAACCCAGCCGGAGGCCTGCGGACGGACGATACGGTGAAAATCCGAATCGCCTCTACAAACACTATCAATATCAAGTTATCCTGAAACCTTCCCCTGCCGATGTTCAAGACATTTATCTGCAGAGTCTCAAATCGTTCGGAATTGATCCCGCTGAACACGACGTCAGGTTTGAGGAAGACAACTGGGAATCGCCAACGTTGGGAGCGTGGGGGATTGGATGGCAAGTTCTGGTCGATGGCCTGGAAATCACACAGTTCACCTATTTTCAACAAGCTGGTGGCATTGATCTTTCTCCGGTTTCAGCCGAAATCACTTACGGACTGGAACGGATCGCTGCGATGATCACCCAGAAAGAAAGCGTGTTTCAGTTGAATTGGAACAACGAGATCAACTACGAAAAAGTGAGGTTGCAGGAAGAGTATCAATTTTCAAAGTACTCGTTTGAAGCTGCCAGTGTAGAGCTCCATCTTCAGTTGCTGGCCCAATATGAAGCTGAAGCAAAGAATCTGATTGATCTCGGTTTGCTTCGCCCTGCTTATGATTATTGTTTAAAGTGTTCTCATGTTTTTAATGTATTAGAGTCCAGGGGAGCAATCAGCGTTACGGAAAGAACAGGAATGATTGCCAGGATTAGGAATCTTGTATGTCGTATTGCCTCCGCTTACAATACGCCTCCAGTATCGAAAAATGCCTGA